A single genomic interval of Scylla paramamosain isolate STU-SP2022 chromosome 12, ASM3559412v1, whole genome shotgun sequence harbors:
- the LOC135105787 gene encoding protein FAM13A-like isoform X11 produces MCKIQGKTVCTCGSTKEIVANLDSFRPEAPTYTKEFLTSPVDSLISPVDDEDDDDLPSNQDDDTNTQSPESSCVSAQDNWETGGESERAIYAPELDTHEERRFSERFFPRNFPPPSRRNRRRTKKRHHVHSPQLILVRMLLEQEPRWTNVCSTPWEDSGSQSQSAEEEKSSSCFSSLTSDDEPTRYDPIPTDVMPCTMGLRAANHSPSSGLSELVDASEPVTSDRGSWGMRDASVCDSWHRTAPRYSRFDDDSGVQNSWYRDEDDVMVSPRSSQAFVDTRPPPGQDDHSPPPGQGAVKILMKNINTIKKKIKRYEEEFEAAAGYRPSHSEKMKHKEIKKYMSELSKARKELKQMKDDVAGLVSVPTVFPLSLLRCQESTNPGAKPTATGSCTANTLRQVEDRLRDKRSAVGRPTELKSMNCTEMQDEKTALQKALLYYESLHGRPTTREDRDLARPLYDRYRQVKRIVMRARTKENMVELPPIIEHVAMDFTLASPQHRSSLQGDEGEKLILAPSNTPVTDNAPNTNFTQIDTPSNDPKEGQRSLALGDLHALPISELRERKKEAREEKKKLRRTLRDYEEKFEREMGRKVQKEDRGPMEQTYLDYKHAKAKLRLLEALLSKHEPHKI; encoded by the exons GTCCACTAAGGAGATTGTAGCAAACTTGGACAGCTTCAGACCAGAGGCGCCGACTTACACAAAG gAGTTCCTCACTAGCCCTGTTGACTCGCTCATATCTCCTGTGGATGACGAAGACGATGACGACCTTCCTTCCAACCAGGATgacgacacaaacacacag AGCCCAGAGAGCAGCTGCGTGTCAGCACAAGACAACTGGGAGACTGGCGGCGAGAGTGAGAGGGCCATCTATGCCCCCGAGTTGGATACTCATGAGGAGAGGAGGTTCAGCGAGAGGTTCTTCCCCAGGAACTTCCCGCCCCCATCCCGCcgcaacaggaggaggacgaagaagaggcaCCACGTCCACAGCCCACAG TTGATATTAGTGAGGATGTTACTGGAGCAGGAACCAAGGTGGACAAACGTGTGCAGCACGCCATGGGAG GACAGCGGGAGCCAGTCACAGTCAGCAGAAGAGGAGAAGTCGTCTTCATGCTTCAGCTCGCTCACCTCAGATGACGAGCCCACCCGCTACGACCCCATCCCTACTGATGTCATGCCGTGCACCATGGGTCTGAGGGCAGCTAATCAT AGCCCATCCTCTGGCTTGAGTGAGCTGGTGGATGCAAGTGAACCAGTAACCAGTGACCGAGGCTCATGGGGAATGCGAGATGCCAGTGTGTGTGACTCCTGGCACAGAACTGCCCCAAGATACAG CCGCTTTGATGATGACTCAGGAGTGCAGAACAGCTGGTACCGTGATGaagatgatgttatggtgtctCCAAGGTCCTCTCAGGCATTTGTTGATACCAGACCTCCCCCAGGACAGGATGACCACAGTCCTCCACCAGGACAGGGTGCCGTCAAGATACTCATGAAGAACATCAATACCATCAAGAAGAAGATCAAGCGTTATGAGGAGGAATTTGAGGCTGCTGCAGGATATCGGCCTTCACACAGTGAGAAGATGAAGCACAAAGAAATCAAGAAGTACATGAGTGAATTGAGCAAGGCCAGGAAAGAACTGAAAC AAATGAAGGATGATGTAGCAGGTCTTGTGTCCGTACCAACTGTGTTTCCACTTTCTCTATTGCGGTGCCAAGAATCTACTAACCCTGGAGCAAAGCCTACAGCCACTGGCTCCTGCACTGCTAATACGTTGAGGCAAGTGGAGGATCGGCTAAGAGACAAGAGATCAGCTGTGGGACGGCCGACAGAACTCAAGAGCATGAACTGCACAGAAATGCAGGACGAGAAGACAGCCCTGCAGAAAGCTCTCCTTTACTATGAGTCACTGCACGGCCGACCAACCACCCGAGAAGACCGAGATCTTGCTCGCCCTCTGTATGACCGCTACCGTCAAGTGAAGAGAATCGTCATGAGAGCT AGAACAAAGGAGAACATGGTTGAACTTCCACCCATCATTGAACATGTGGCTATGGATTTCACCCTTGCCTCACCACAACACCGCAGCTCATTACAAGGAGACGAAGGTGAGAAGCTCATCCTTGCACCCAGCAACACACCTGTAACTGACAATGCCCCCAACACAAACTTCACTCAAATAGACACTCCAAGCAATGATccaaaggaaggacagagatCACTAGCCTTGGGAGACCTCCATGCCCTGCCCATAAGTGAactaagagagaggaagaaggaagctcgtgaagaaaagaagaagctaAGAAGAACACTCAGAGATTACGAGGAAAAGTTTGAAAGAGAAATGGGTCGCAAGGTGCAGAAGGAAGACAGAGGACCCATGGAACAGACCTACCTGGACTACAAACATGCCAAGGCAAAGCTAAGGCTCCTAGAAGCTCTTTTGTCAAAGCATGAACCACATAAGATCTGA
- the LOC135105787 gene encoding protein FAM13A-like isoform X1 yields MSDEGGVSLCCAIRRRKRKSHKPERERRVGAKEAKKEDQHKNESKKRRTKDAERLSDVVGSGGGKSVNGTAAWSSTSTIPGGGVDHVCTSLPLDPASPVTPDPAAPLTCTLDPGDGGTIPGPQDERLREVPQDSAVALHLPGLHRKRKEHADGKEGGEHDPKVIRSTKEIVANLDSFRPEAPTYTKEFLTSPVDSLISPVDDEDDDDLPSNQDDDTNTQSPESSCVSAQDNWETGGESERAIYAPELDTHEERRFSERFFPRNFPPPSRRNRRRTKKRHHVHSPQLILVRMLLEQEPRWTNVCSTPWEDSGSQSQSAEEEKSSSCFSSLTSDDEPTRYDPIPTDVMPCTMGLRAANHSPSSGLSELVDASEPVTSDRGSWGMRDASVCDSWHRTAPRYSRFDDDSGVQNSWYRDEDDVMVSPRSSQAFVDTRPPPGQDDHSPPPGQGAVKILMKNINTIKKKIKRYEEEFEAAAGYRPSHSEKMKHKEIKKYMSELSKARKELKQMKDDVAGLVSVPTVFPLSLLRCQESTNPGAKPTATGSCTANTLRQVEDRLRDKRSAVGRPTELKSMNCTEMQDEKTALQKALLYYESLHGRPTTREDRDLARPLYDRYRQVKRIVMRARTKENMVELPPIIEHVAMDFTLASPQHRSSLQGDEGEKLILAPSNTPVTDNAPNTNFTQIDTPSNDPKEGQRSLALGDLHALPISELRERKKEAREEKKKLRRTLRDYEEKFEREMGRKVQKEDRGPMEQTYLDYKHAKAKLRLLEALLSKHEPHKI; encoded by the exons ATGAGTGACGAGGGCGGCGTGTCATTGTGCTGTgctattaggaggaggaagaggaagagccaTAAGCCGGAAAGGGAAAGACGCGTCGGGGCGAAGGAAGCGAAGAAAGAAGACCAGCACAAgaatgaaagcaagaaaagacGAACCAAAGATGCGGAAAG GCTCAGCGACGTGGTGGGCAGTGGCGGCGGGAAGAGTGTTAATGGCACCGCGGCCTGGAGCTCCACCTCTACTATTCCGGGGGGCGGTGTGGACCATGTCTGCACGTCCCTGCCTCTCGATCCTGCCTCCCCCGTCACTCCTGACCCTGCTGCGCCCCTCACCTGTACCCTTGACCCGGGGGACGGTGGCACCATCCCAGGCCCGCAGGACGAGCGGCTGAGGGAGGTTCCTCAGGACTCTGCCGTTGCCCTTCACCTCCCCGGCCTCCACCGGAAGCGCAAGGAACACGCTGACGGCAAGGAGGGCGGCGAACACGACCCTAAAGTGATCAG GTCCACTAAGGAGATTGTAGCAAACTTGGACAGCTTCAGACCAGAGGCGCCGACTTACACAAAG gAGTTCCTCACTAGCCCTGTTGACTCGCTCATATCTCCTGTGGATGACGAAGACGATGACGACCTTCCTTCCAACCAGGATgacgacacaaacacacag AGCCCAGAGAGCAGCTGCGTGTCAGCACAAGACAACTGGGAGACTGGCGGCGAGAGTGAGAGGGCCATCTATGCCCCCGAGTTGGATACTCATGAGGAGAGGAGGTTCAGCGAGAGGTTCTTCCCCAGGAACTTCCCGCCCCCATCCCGCcgcaacaggaggaggacgaagaagaggcaCCACGTCCACAGCCCACAG TTGATATTAGTGAGGATGTTACTGGAGCAGGAACCAAGGTGGACAAACGTGTGCAGCACGCCATGGGAG GACAGCGGGAGCCAGTCACAGTCAGCAGAAGAGGAGAAGTCGTCTTCATGCTTCAGCTCGCTCACCTCAGATGACGAGCCCACCCGCTACGACCCCATCCCTACTGATGTCATGCCGTGCACCATGGGTCTGAGGGCAGCTAATCAT AGCCCATCCTCTGGCTTGAGTGAGCTGGTGGATGCAAGTGAACCAGTAACCAGTGACCGAGGCTCATGGGGAATGCGAGATGCCAGTGTGTGTGACTCCTGGCACAGAACTGCCCCAAGATACAG CCGCTTTGATGATGACTCAGGAGTGCAGAACAGCTGGTACCGTGATGaagatgatgttatggtgtctCCAAGGTCCTCTCAGGCATTTGTTGATACCAGACCTCCCCCAGGACAGGATGACCACAGTCCTCCACCAGGACAGGGTGCCGTCAAGATACTCATGAAGAACATCAATACCATCAAGAAGAAGATCAAGCGTTATGAGGAGGAATTTGAGGCTGCTGCAGGATATCGGCCTTCACACAGTGAGAAGATGAAGCACAAAGAAATCAAGAAGTACATGAGTGAATTGAGCAAGGCCAGGAAAGAACTGAAAC AAATGAAGGATGATGTAGCAGGTCTTGTGTCCGTACCAACTGTGTTTCCACTTTCTCTATTGCGGTGCCAAGAATCTACTAACCCTGGAGCAAAGCCTACAGCCACTGGCTCCTGCACTGCTAATACGTTGAGGCAAGTGGAGGATCGGCTAAGAGACAAGAGATCAGCTGTGGGACGGCCGACAGAACTCAAGAGCATGAACTGCACAGAAATGCAGGACGAGAAGACAGCCCTGCAGAAAGCTCTCCTTTACTATGAGTCACTGCACGGCCGACCAACCACCCGAGAAGACCGAGATCTTGCTCGCCCTCTGTATGACCGCTACCGTCAAGTGAAGAGAATCGTCATGAGAGCT AGAACAAAGGAGAACATGGTTGAACTTCCACCCATCATTGAACATGTGGCTATGGATTTCACCCTTGCCTCACCACAACACCGCAGCTCATTACAAGGAGACGAAGGTGAGAAGCTCATCCTTGCACCCAGCAACACACCTGTAACTGACAATGCCCCCAACACAAACTTCACTCAAATAGACACTCCAAGCAATGATccaaaggaaggacagagatCACTAGCCTTGGGAGACCTCCATGCCCTGCCCATAAGTGAactaagagagaggaagaaggaagctcgtgaagaaaagaagaagctaAGAAGAACACTCAGAGATTACGAGGAAAAGTTTGAAAGAGAAATGGGTCGCAAGGTGCAGAAGGAAGACAGAGGACCCATGGAACAGACCTACCTGGACTACAAACATGCCAAGGCAAAGCTAAGGCTCCTAGAAGCTCTTTTGTCAAAGCATGAACCACATAAGATCTGA
- the LOC135105787 gene encoding protein FAM13A-like isoform X2, producing MSDEGGVSLCCAIRRRKRKSHKPERERRVGAKEAKKEDQHKNESKKRRTKDAERLSDVVGSGGGKSVNGTAAWSSTSTIPGGGVDHVCTSLPLDPASPVTPDPAAPLTCTLDPGDGGTIPGPQDERLREVPQDSAVALHLPGLHRKRKEHADGKEGGEHDPKVIRSTKEIVANLDSFRPEAPTYTKEFLTSPVDSLISPVDDEDDDDLPSNQDDDTNTQSPESSCVSAQDNWETGGESERAIYAPELDTHEERRFSERFFPRNFPPPSRRNRRRTKKRHHVHSPQDSGSQSQSAEEEKSSSCFSSLTSDDEPTRYDPIPTDVMPCTMGLRAANHSPSSGLSELVDASEPVTSDRGSWGMRDASVCDSWHRTAPRYSRFDDDSGVQNSWYRDEDDVMVSPRSSQAFVDTRPPPGQDDHSPPPGQGAVKILMKNINTIKKKIKRYEEEFEAAAGYRPSHSEKMKHKEIKKYMSELSKARKELKQMKDDVAGLVSVPTVFPLSLLRCQESTNPGAKPTATGSCTANTLRQVEDRLRDKRSAVGRPTELKSMNCTEMQDEKTALQKALLYYESLHGRPTTREDRDLARPLYDRYRQVKRIVMRARTKENMVELPPIIEHVAMDFTLASPQHRSSLQGDEGEKLILAPSNTPVTDNAPNTNFTQIDTPSNDPKEGQRSLALGDLHALPISELRERKKEAREEKKKLRRTLRDYEEKFEREMGRKVQKEDRGPMEQTYLDYKHAKAKLRLLEALLSKHEPHKI from the exons ATGAGTGACGAGGGCGGCGTGTCATTGTGCTGTgctattaggaggaggaagaggaagagccaTAAGCCGGAAAGGGAAAGACGCGTCGGGGCGAAGGAAGCGAAGAAAGAAGACCAGCACAAgaatgaaagcaagaaaagacGAACCAAAGATGCGGAAAG GCTCAGCGACGTGGTGGGCAGTGGCGGCGGGAAGAGTGTTAATGGCACCGCGGCCTGGAGCTCCACCTCTACTATTCCGGGGGGCGGTGTGGACCATGTCTGCACGTCCCTGCCTCTCGATCCTGCCTCCCCCGTCACTCCTGACCCTGCTGCGCCCCTCACCTGTACCCTTGACCCGGGGGACGGTGGCACCATCCCAGGCCCGCAGGACGAGCGGCTGAGGGAGGTTCCTCAGGACTCTGCCGTTGCCCTTCACCTCCCCGGCCTCCACCGGAAGCGCAAGGAACACGCTGACGGCAAGGAGGGCGGCGAACACGACCCTAAAGTGATCAG GTCCACTAAGGAGATTGTAGCAAACTTGGACAGCTTCAGACCAGAGGCGCCGACTTACACAAAG gAGTTCCTCACTAGCCCTGTTGACTCGCTCATATCTCCTGTGGATGACGAAGACGATGACGACCTTCCTTCCAACCAGGATgacgacacaaacacacag AGCCCAGAGAGCAGCTGCGTGTCAGCACAAGACAACTGGGAGACTGGCGGCGAGAGTGAGAGGGCCATCTATGCCCCCGAGTTGGATACTCATGAGGAGAGGAGGTTCAGCGAGAGGTTCTTCCCCAGGAACTTCCCGCCCCCATCCCGCcgcaacaggaggaggacgaagaagaggcaCCACGTCCACAGCCCACAG GACAGCGGGAGCCAGTCACAGTCAGCAGAAGAGGAGAAGTCGTCTTCATGCTTCAGCTCGCTCACCTCAGATGACGAGCCCACCCGCTACGACCCCATCCCTACTGATGTCATGCCGTGCACCATGGGTCTGAGGGCAGCTAATCAT AGCCCATCCTCTGGCTTGAGTGAGCTGGTGGATGCAAGTGAACCAGTAACCAGTGACCGAGGCTCATGGGGAATGCGAGATGCCAGTGTGTGTGACTCCTGGCACAGAACTGCCCCAAGATACAG CCGCTTTGATGATGACTCAGGAGTGCAGAACAGCTGGTACCGTGATGaagatgatgttatggtgtctCCAAGGTCCTCTCAGGCATTTGTTGATACCAGACCTCCCCCAGGACAGGATGACCACAGTCCTCCACCAGGACAGGGTGCCGTCAAGATACTCATGAAGAACATCAATACCATCAAGAAGAAGATCAAGCGTTATGAGGAGGAATTTGAGGCTGCTGCAGGATATCGGCCTTCACACAGTGAGAAGATGAAGCACAAAGAAATCAAGAAGTACATGAGTGAATTGAGCAAGGCCAGGAAAGAACTGAAAC AAATGAAGGATGATGTAGCAGGTCTTGTGTCCGTACCAACTGTGTTTCCACTTTCTCTATTGCGGTGCCAAGAATCTACTAACCCTGGAGCAAAGCCTACAGCCACTGGCTCCTGCACTGCTAATACGTTGAGGCAAGTGGAGGATCGGCTAAGAGACAAGAGATCAGCTGTGGGACGGCCGACAGAACTCAAGAGCATGAACTGCACAGAAATGCAGGACGAGAAGACAGCCCTGCAGAAAGCTCTCCTTTACTATGAGTCACTGCACGGCCGACCAACCACCCGAGAAGACCGAGATCTTGCTCGCCCTCTGTATGACCGCTACCGTCAAGTGAAGAGAATCGTCATGAGAGCT AGAACAAAGGAGAACATGGTTGAACTTCCACCCATCATTGAACATGTGGCTATGGATTTCACCCTTGCCTCACCACAACACCGCAGCTCATTACAAGGAGACGAAGGTGAGAAGCTCATCCTTGCACCCAGCAACACACCTGTAACTGACAATGCCCCCAACACAAACTTCACTCAAATAGACACTCCAAGCAATGATccaaaggaaggacagagatCACTAGCCTTGGGAGACCTCCATGCCCTGCCCATAAGTGAactaagagagaggaagaaggaagctcgtgaagaaaagaagaagctaAGAAGAACACTCAGAGATTACGAGGAAAAGTTTGAAAGAGAAATGGGTCGCAAGGTGCAGAAGGAAGACAGAGGACCCATGGAACAGACCTACCTGGACTACAAACATGCCAAGGCAAAGCTAAGGCTCCTAGAAGCTCTTTTGTCAAAGCATGAACCACATAAGATCTGA
- the LOC135105787 gene encoding protein FAM13A-like isoform X8: protein MSDEGGVSLCCAIRRRKRKSHKPERERRVGAKEAKKEDQHKNESKKRRTKDAERSTKEIVANLDSFRPEAPTYTKEFLTSPVDSLISPVDDEDDDDLPSNQDDDTNTQSPESSCVSAQDNWETGGESERAIYAPELDTHEERRFSERFFPRNFPPPSRRNRRRTKKRHHVHSPQDSGSQSQSAEEEKSSSCFSSLTSDDEPTRYDPIPTDVMPCTMGLRAANHSPSSGLSELVDASEPVTSDRGSWGMRDASVCDSWHRTAPRYSRFDDDSGVQNSWYRDEDDVMVSPRSSQAFVDTRPPPGQDDHSPPPGQGAVKILMKNINTIKKKIKRYEEEFEAAAGYRPSHSEKMKHKEIKKYMSELSKARKELKQMKDDVAGLVSVPTVFPLSLLRCQESTNPGAKPTATGSCTANTLRQVEDRLRDKRSAVGRPTELKSMNCTEMQDEKTALQKALLYYESLHGRPTTREDRDLARPLYDRYRQVKRIVMRARTKENMVELPPIIEHVAMDFTLASPQHRSSLQGDEGEKLILAPSNTPVTDNAPNTNFTQIDTPSNDPKEGQRSLALGDLHALPISELRERKKEAREEKKKLRRTLRDYEEKFEREMGRKVQKEDRGPMEQTYLDYKHAKAKLRLLEALLSKHEPHKI from the exons ATGAGTGACGAGGGCGGCGTGTCATTGTGCTGTgctattaggaggaggaagaggaagagccaTAAGCCGGAAAGGGAAAGACGCGTCGGGGCGAAGGAAGCGAAGAAAGAAGACCAGCACAAgaatgaaagcaagaaaagacGAACCAAAGATGCGGAAAG GTCCACTAAGGAGATTGTAGCAAACTTGGACAGCTTCAGACCAGAGGCGCCGACTTACACAAAG gAGTTCCTCACTAGCCCTGTTGACTCGCTCATATCTCCTGTGGATGACGAAGACGATGACGACCTTCCTTCCAACCAGGATgacgacacaaacacacag AGCCCAGAGAGCAGCTGCGTGTCAGCACAAGACAACTGGGAGACTGGCGGCGAGAGTGAGAGGGCCATCTATGCCCCCGAGTTGGATACTCATGAGGAGAGGAGGTTCAGCGAGAGGTTCTTCCCCAGGAACTTCCCGCCCCCATCCCGCcgcaacaggaggaggacgaagaagaggcaCCACGTCCACAGCCCACAG GACAGCGGGAGCCAGTCACAGTCAGCAGAAGAGGAGAAGTCGTCTTCATGCTTCAGCTCGCTCACCTCAGATGACGAGCCCACCCGCTACGACCCCATCCCTACTGATGTCATGCCGTGCACCATGGGTCTGAGGGCAGCTAATCAT AGCCCATCCTCTGGCTTGAGTGAGCTGGTGGATGCAAGTGAACCAGTAACCAGTGACCGAGGCTCATGGGGAATGCGAGATGCCAGTGTGTGTGACTCCTGGCACAGAACTGCCCCAAGATACAG CCGCTTTGATGATGACTCAGGAGTGCAGAACAGCTGGTACCGTGATGaagatgatgttatggtgtctCCAAGGTCCTCTCAGGCATTTGTTGATACCAGACCTCCCCCAGGACAGGATGACCACAGTCCTCCACCAGGACAGGGTGCCGTCAAGATACTCATGAAGAACATCAATACCATCAAGAAGAAGATCAAGCGTTATGAGGAGGAATTTGAGGCTGCTGCAGGATATCGGCCTTCACACAGTGAGAAGATGAAGCACAAAGAAATCAAGAAGTACATGAGTGAATTGAGCAAGGCCAGGAAAGAACTGAAAC AAATGAAGGATGATGTAGCAGGTCTTGTGTCCGTACCAACTGTGTTTCCACTTTCTCTATTGCGGTGCCAAGAATCTACTAACCCTGGAGCAAAGCCTACAGCCACTGGCTCCTGCACTGCTAATACGTTGAGGCAAGTGGAGGATCGGCTAAGAGACAAGAGATCAGCTGTGGGACGGCCGACAGAACTCAAGAGCATGAACTGCACAGAAATGCAGGACGAGAAGACAGCCCTGCAGAAAGCTCTCCTTTACTATGAGTCACTGCACGGCCGACCAACCACCCGAGAAGACCGAGATCTTGCTCGCCCTCTGTATGACCGCTACCGTCAAGTGAAGAGAATCGTCATGAGAGCT AGAACAAAGGAGAACATGGTTGAACTTCCACCCATCATTGAACATGTGGCTATGGATTTCACCCTTGCCTCACCACAACACCGCAGCTCATTACAAGGAGACGAAGGTGAGAAGCTCATCCTTGCACCCAGCAACACACCTGTAACTGACAATGCCCCCAACACAAACTTCACTCAAATAGACACTCCAAGCAATGATccaaaggaaggacagagatCACTAGCCTTGGGAGACCTCCATGCCCTGCCCATAAGTGAactaagagagaggaagaaggaagctcgtgaagaaaagaagaagctaAGAAGAACACTCAGAGATTACGAGGAAAAGTTTGAAAGAGAAATGGGTCGCAAGGTGCAGAAGGAAGACAGAGGACCCATGGAACAGACCTACCTGGACTACAAACATGCCAAGGCAAAGCTAAGGCTCCTAGAAGCTCTTTTGTCAAAGCATGAACCACATAAGATCTGA
- the LOC135105787 gene encoding protein FAM13A-like isoform X5: MSDEGGVSLCCAIRRRKRKSHKPERERRVGAKEAKKEDQHKNESKKRRTKDAERLSDVVGSGGGKSVNGTAAWSSTSTIPGGGVDHVCTSLPLDPASPVTPDPAAPLTCTLDPGDGGTIPGPQDERLREVPQDSAVALHLPGLHRKRKEHADGKEGGEHDPKVIRSTKEIVANLDSFRPEAPTYTKSPESSCVSAQDNWETGGESERAIYAPELDTHEERRFSERFFPRNFPPPSRRNRRRTKKRHHVHSPQDSGSQSQSAEEEKSSSCFSSLTSDDEPTRYDPIPTDVMPCTMGLRAANHSPSSGLSELVDASEPVTSDRGSWGMRDASVCDSWHRTAPRYSRFDDDSGVQNSWYRDEDDVMVSPRSSQAFVDTRPPPGQDDHSPPPGQGAVKILMKNINTIKKKIKRYEEEFEAAAGYRPSHSEKMKHKEIKKYMSELSKARKELKQMKDDVAGLVSVPTVFPLSLLRCQESTNPGAKPTATGSCTANTLRQVEDRLRDKRSAVGRPTELKSMNCTEMQDEKTALQKALLYYESLHGRPTTREDRDLARPLYDRYRQVKRIVMRARTKENMVELPPIIEHVAMDFTLASPQHRSSLQGDEGEKLILAPSNTPVTDNAPNTNFTQIDTPSNDPKEGQRSLALGDLHALPISELRERKKEAREEKKKLRRTLRDYEEKFEREMGRKVQKEDRGPMEQTYLDYKHAKAKLRLLEALLSKHEPHKI; encoded by the exons ATGAGTGACGAGGGCGGCGTGTCATTGTGCTGTgctattaggaggaggaagaggaagagccaTAAGCCGGAAAGGGAAAGACGCGTCGGGGCGAAGGAAGCGAAGAAAGAAGACCAGCACAAgaatgaaagcaagaaaagacGAACCAAAGATGCGGAAAG GCTCAGCGACGTGGTGGGCAGTGGCGGCGGGAAGAGTGTTAATGGCACCGCGGCCTGGAGCTCCACCTCTACTATTCCGGGGGGCGGTGTGGACCATGTCTGCACGTCCCTGCCTCTCGATCCTGCCTCCCCCGTCACTCCTGACCCTGCTGCGCCCCTCACCTGTACCCTTGACCCGGGGGACGGTGGCACCATCCCAGGCCCGCAGGACGAGCGGCTGAGGGAGGTTCCTCAGGACTCTGCCGTTGCCCTTCACCTCCCCGGCCTCCACCGGAAGCGCAAGGAACACGCTGACGGCAAGGAGGGCGGCGAACACGACCCTAAAGTGATCAG GTCCACTAAGGAGATTGTAGCAAACTTGGACAGCTTCAGACCAGAGGCGCCGACTTACACAAAG AGCCCAGAGAGCAGCTGCGTGTCAGCACAAGACAACTGGGAGACTGGCGGCGAGAGTGAGAGGGCCATCTATGCCCCCGAGTTGGATACTCATGAGGAGAGGAGGTTCAGCGAGAGGTTCTTCCCCAGGAACTTCCCGCCCCCATCCCGCcgcaacaggaggaggacgaagaagaggcaCCACGTCCACAGCCCACAG GACAGCGGGAGCCAGTCACAGTCAGCAGAAGAGGAGAAGTCGTCTTCATGCTTCAGCTCGCTCACCTCAGATGACGAGCCCACCCGCTACGACCCCATCCCTACTGATGTCATGCCGTGCACCATGGGTCTGAGGGCAGCTAATCAT AGCCCATCCTCTGGCTTGAGTGAGCTGGTGGATGCAAGTGAACCAGTAACCAGTGACCGAGGCTCATGGGGAATGCGAGATGCCAGTGTGTGTGACTCCTGGCACAGAACTGCCCCAAGATACAG CCGCTTTGATGATGACTCAGGAGTGCAGAACAGCTGGTACCGTGATGaagatgatgttatggtgtctCCAAGGTCCTCTCAGGCATTTGTTGATACCAGACCTCCCCCAGGACAGGATGACCACAGTCCTCCACCAGGACAGGGTGCCGTCAAGATACTCATGAAGAACATCAATACCATCAAGAAGAAGATCAAGCGTTATGAGGAGGAATTTGAGGCTGCTGCAGGATATCGGCCTTCACACAGTGAGAAGATGAAGCACAAAGAAATCAAGAAGTACATGAGTGAATTGAGCAAGGCCAGGAAAGAACTGAAAC AAATGAAGGATGATGTAGCAGGTCTTGTGTCCGTACCAACTGTGTTTCCACTTTCTCTATTGCGGTGCCAAGAATCTACTAACCCTGGAGCAAAGCCTACAGCCACTGGCTCCTGCACTGCTAATACGTTGAGGCAAGTGGAGGATCGGCTAAGAGACAAGAGATCAGCTGTGGGACGGCCGACAGAACTCAAGAGCATGAACTGCACAGAAATGCAGGACGAGAAGACAGCCCTGCAGAAAGCTCTCCTTTACTATGAGTCACTGCACGGCCGACCAACCACCCGAGAAGACCGAGATCTTGCTCGCCCTCTGTATGACCGCTACCGTCAAGTGAAGAGAATCGTCATGAGAGCT AGAACAAAGGAGAACATGGTTGAACTTCCACCCATCATTGAACATGTGGCTATGGATTTCACCCTTGCCTCACCACAACACCGCAGCTCATTACAAGGAGACGAAGGTGAGAAGCTCATCCTTGCACCCAGCAACACACCTGTAACTGACAATGCCCCCAACACAAACTTCACTCAAATAGACACTCCAAGCAATGATccaaaggaaggacagagatCACTAGCCTTGGGAGACCTCCATGCCCTGCCCATAAGTGAactaagagagaggaagaaggaagctcgtgaagaaaagaagaagctaAGAAGAACACTCAGAGATTACGAGGAAAAGTTTGAAAGAGAAATGGGTCGCAAGGTGCAGAAGGAAGACAGAGGACCCATGGAACAGACCTACCTGGACTACAAACATGCCAAGGCAAAGCTAAGGCTCCTAGAAGCTCTTTTGTCAAAGCATGAACCACATAAGATCTGA